In Odontesthes bonariensis isolate fOdoBon6 chromosome 6, fOdoBon6.hap1, whole genome shotgun sequence, one genomic interval encodes:
- the LOC142382897 gene encoding Rieske domain-containing protein-like gives MSAEEEVSQTTSSPSSPPPSSSSPTLYFIGKKEDIVKAGRVTKSVNGCRDVLVLHHQGQFHAMDMRCYHSGGALQNGDIEEFNGRLCIVCPWHKYKITLAEGEGLYQAVDNPTAKPLKTQWRSKGVKQRIHKVTEVDGDVFLTLNDSSETIESDVYQTDKYRTVLLKAQQKTKSPK, from the exons ATGTCTGCTGAAGAAGAGGTTTCACAGACAACCTCCTCTCCATCGtcgcctcctccctcctcctcctctcctacTTTGTACTTCATCGGAAAGAAGGAGGACATTGTCAAGGCTGGACGTGTGACCAAGTCGGTGAACGGGTGCAGAGATGTGCTGGTATTGCACCACCAGGGACAGTTTCATGCAATGGACATGCGCTGCTACC ATTCAGGGGGTGCTTTACAGAATGGAGACATTGAG GAGTTTAATGGACGGCTGTGCATTGTTTGTCCATGGCACAAGTACAAGATCACACTAGCAGAAGGTGAAGGACTTTACCAGGCTGTGGACAACCCCACGGCCAAACCATTGAAGACTCAGTGGCGCTCCAAGGGCGTCAAACAAAGGATTCATAAAGTCACTGAGGTCGACGGGGATGTATTTTTAACCCTGAATGACTCCAGCGAGACCATCGAATCAGACGTCTACCAAACTGACAAATACAGGACTGTCTTGCTTAAAGCTCAACAAAAAACGAAATCCCCAAAATAG
- the gtf2h3 gene encoding general transcription factor IIH subunit 3 — translation MASDDEINLLVIVVDVNPIWWGQQAQREPEFTLSKCMNAVMVMGNAHMAMTRTNKLAVIASHGQDSHFLYPGKNWQGGDCGGDDASSSRDGKYELLSVANNLIAEEIKNVMSKTEVTGNLTDTPLAGSLAKALCYINRVSKELEVGQDIKSRILVIKAADDCALQYMNFMNVIFAAQKQNILIDACVLDSDSGLLQQACDITGGLYLKIPQKVAMAQYLLWVFLPDSEQRSQLVLPPPAHVDYRAACFCHRNLIEIGYVCSVCLSIFCNFSPICTTCETAFKIQLPQMVKPKKKKLKLPA, via the exons ATGGCATCAG ACGATGAAATTAATCTGCTGGTGATCGTCGTGGATGTAAATCCGATATGGTGGGGTCAGCAAGCTCAGCGTGAGCCAGAg TTCACATTATCCAAGTGTATGAATGCAGTCATGGTGATGGGAAACGCCCACATGGCTATGACCAGGACAAATAAGCTGGCTGTCATCGCCAGCCACGGCCAAGACAG TCACTTCCTGTATCCTGGTAAGAATTGGCAAGGTGGGGACTGTGGTGGGGATGATGCGTCCTCCAGCAGGGATGGAAAATATGAACTCCTGTCTGTCGCCAACAACCTGATTGCTGAAGAGATCAAGAATGTCATGTCAAAAA CTGAAGTGACGGGTAATTTGACTGATACTCCGCTGGCTGGTTCCCTTGCCAAAGCGCTTTGCT ATATCAACAGGGTCTCAAAAGAGCTGGAAG ttggacAGGACATAAAATCGAGAATCTTG gtgatcaAAGCAGCCGATGACTGCGCCCTCCAGTACATGAACTTCATGAACGTGATTTTTGCTGCACAAAAGCAG AACATCCTGATAGATGCCTGCGTGCTGGACTCAGACTCTGGGCTCCTTCAGCAG gcttgtGATATAACTGGAGGTTTGTACCTGAAGATACCTCAGAAAGTGGCCATGGCACAATATCTTTTG TGGGTGTTTCTTCCCGACTCTGAGCAGCGGTCGCAGCTGGTGCTGCCACCGCCTGCACATGTGGACTACAGAGCTGCGTGCTTCTGCCACCGCAACCTCATTGAAATTGGTTATGTGTGCTCAGTCTGTCTGTCAA TATTTTGCAACTTCAGCCCCATTTGTACAACATGCGA GACGGCCTTTAAAATCCAACTACCACAGATGGTCAAGCCCAAAAAGAAGAAACTCAAACTACCtgcttga